One genomic region from Candidatus Bathyarchaeia archaeon encodes:
- a CDS encoding VIT1/CCC1 transporter family protein encodes MLDKETEKTILVAQKNEITEHFIYNKLAQSIRDPHNMEVLMRIANDELKHYDFWKGYTHIDVNPDKLKVWKYFLISKIFGITFGIKLMERGEEKAQETYKKISEYVPNAKDIVKDEDVHERQLMDLIDEERLRYVGSMVLGLNDALVELTGALAGFTLALTNTRLVAMTGLITGVAASLSMATSEYLSTKSEGNSKNPLKAATYTGIAYILTVLFLISPYLLLSNAYACLGFTIVAAIIVVFIFTFYVSVAKDLPFKRRFLEMTLISLGIACITFIIGFLIKASLNIEV; translated from the coding sequence ATTGGCGCAGTCGATAAGAGACCCACATAACATGGAGGTTTTAATGCGTATTGCAAACGATGAGTTGAAGCACTATGATTTTTGGAAAGGATACACGCATATAGATGTAAACCCGGATAAGTTGAAAGTGTGGAAGTATTTTCTGATTTCGAAAATTTTCGGGATAACATTTGGAATAAAACTTATGGAAAGAGGCGAAGAGAAAGCTCAAGAAACTTACAAGAAAATATCCGAATACGTGCCTAACGCAAAAGATATTGTAAAAGATGAAGATGTGCATGAAAGACAGCTTATGGATTTAATTGATGAGGAAAGGCTGAGATATGTTGGCTCCATGGTTTTAGGCCTTAACGATGCTCTTGTTGAACTTACCGGAGCCCTTGCAGGATTTACGCTTGCCCTCACAAACACTCGTTTAGTTGCGATGACTGGTTTAATTACCGGAGTGGCAGCGTCACTGTCAATGGCAACATCAGAATACCTGTCAACTAAATCCGAGGGAAATTCCAAAAATCCGCTTAAGGCGGCAACATACACGGGAATAGCCTACATTCTCACAGTTCTGTTCTTAATATCACCATACTTGCTTCTTTCAAATGCATATGCTTGCCTAGGCTTTACAATAGTAGCCGCAATCATCGTTGTTTTCATATTCACCTTCTATGTTTCAGTTGCAAAAGACCTTCCATTCAAAAGAAGGTTTCTGGAAATGACGCTGATAAGTCTTGGGATAGCTTGCATAACCTTCATTATAGGGTTTCTCATAAAAGCATCGTTAAACATAGAAGTGTAG
- a CDS encoding radical SAM protein, with translation MTGLQNIKSLVFGPVPSRRLGRSLGINNVPSKTCSYSCVYCQLGKTTHMLTKRQVFYNPEHILMQVKRKIDKAKLTGERIDYVTFVPNGEPTLDVNIGKEISLLKSLKVPIAVITNASLLWQDETREDLLAADFVSLKVDTVSQDLWRRINRPHKDLKLDIILDGIREFAKTFSGTLVSETMLIDDVNYESELAEIANFLGSLSKLDKAYVAIPTRPPTERWVKPAKEAIVNAAFQQIFEKLGSSKVEYLIGYEGNAFAFTGDVEEDLLSITAVHPMRKEAVVEFLKKANADWKVIEKLLRENKLIELEYEGKKYYMRKL, from the coding sequence ATGACTGGTTTGCAAAACATTAAGTCGCTGGTTTTTGGACCTGTTCCTTCAAGGCGTTTAGGAAGAAGTTTGGGTATAAACAATGTTCCGTCAAAGACATGCTCCTACTCGTGTGTTTACTGTCAATTGGGAAAAACCACTCACATGCTCACTAAAAGGCAAGTTTTCTACAACCCAGAGCATATCTTAATGCAAGTTAAAAGGAAAATTGATAAGGCAAAATTGACCGGTGAAAGAATAGATTATGTCACTTTTGTGCCTAATGGAGAGCCCACTTTAGATGTTAACATAGGTAAAGAGATATCGCTCTTAAAGAGTCTGAAAGTTCCCATAGCGGTTATAACAAATGCTTCCCTGCTCTGGCAAGATGAAACGAGGGAAGATTTGCTGGCTGCAGATTTTGTTTCATTAAAAGTGGATACGGTCAGCCAAGACTTGTGGAGACGCATAAACAGGCCGCATAAAGACTTAAAATTGGACATAATTTTAGATGGCATAAGAGAGTTTGCCAAAACTTTTAGCGGGACCCTTGTAAGCGAGACGATGCTTATTGACGATGTAAACTACGAAAGCGAATTAGCAGAAATAGCAAACTTTCTAGGAAGTTTAAGTAAATTGGATAAGGCCTATGTTGCCATACCAACAAGGCCGCCTACCGAAAGGTGGGTTAAACCAGCGAAGGAAGCGATTGTAAATGCAGCTTTTCAGCAAATATTTGAAAAGCTTGGAAGCAGCAAAGTAGAATATTTGATAGGATATGAAGGGAACGCCTTCGCCTTTACCGGAGATGTTGAAGAAGATTTGCTAAGCATAACGGCAGTTCACCCCATGCGAAAAGAAGCAGTGGTGGAATTTTTGAAGAAGGCAAACGCCGACTGGAAAGTTATTGAGAAACTTCTAAGGGAAAACAAACTCATAGAGCTCGAATATGAAGGAAAAAAGTATTACATGCGAAAACTTTAA